The Helicobacter mustelae genome has a segment encoding these proteins:
- the carB gene encoding carbamoyl-phosphate synthase large subunit has translation MPKREDIRTILLIGSGPIVIGQACEFDYSGTQAVKTLKSLGYRVVLINSNPATIMTDPEFADRTYIEPITEEVIYHIIQTEKVDAILPTMGGQTALNVAMKMYEKGMLEGIEFLGARPEAIKKGEDRQIFKETMLKIGMDVPKSFYAYNEEQALEAAKAIGFPIIIRASFTLAGGGSGVAYNIEEFQALAKAGLEASPINEILIEESLLGWKEYEMEVIRDKNDNCIIVCSIENLDPMGVHTGDSITIAPALTLTDKEYQRMRDCSFAILREIGVDTGGSNVQFAIHPQTGRMIVIEMNPRVSRSSALASKATGYPIAKVATLLAVGFSLDEIENDITGTPASFEPSIDYIVTKIPRFTFEKFPQANSTLSTSMKSIGEVMAIGANFYQSLQKALCSLETGLFGFNTMSTDLETIKKEIRRPNANRLLYIADAYRLGVSLEEVQELSQIDLWFLQKIQKIIAFEKSIQIGILQDKKEMLAAKKYGFSDRMLAFLLQKNEGLEITENEVAQARMALGVEPVFEEVDTCGAEFESRTPYLYSSFYDFCFHLPKDFYPEKKKVLILGGGPNRIGQGIEFDYCCVHASFALEDMGVSSIMYNCNPETVSTDYDISDVLYFEPIGFEFVRAVLQKEKPDGVIVHFGGQTPLKLAKEIAKFGIKIIGTSAKVIDIAEDREKFSAFVKEHGLRQPDNGIAFNKEEAHLIASKLGFPVLVRPSYVLGGRAMRIVENAQDLRAYMEEAVRVSEDSPVLIDKFLDGAIELDVDCICDGEQVYIGGILQHIEEAGIHSGDSASSLPTITIGDAMLLEIKQTTALIAKKLGVVGLMNVQYAIYNDALYLIEVNPRASRTVPFVSKATGMPLAKIATRVMWQGNLKEALEFYGSFGNVEVENGIYQPKKSRHIAVKESVFPFNKLQGADVLLGPEMKSTGEVMGISDSFGLSFAKSQMASKNTLPISGKVFISLCEKDKKYAVDIARRFKELGFEIVATSGTHSIIENHGIEALKVLKIHEGRPNIRDLITNGEIDLAINTPGNQSAKEDAKIIRAQVLKSSIPYFTTLEGARVASDAIREMRIKDVHIPRALQDFLQG, from the coding sequence ATGCCAAAACGAGAGGATATAAGGACAATTTTATTGATTGGTTCAGGACCCATTGTCATCGGGCAGGCCTGTGAATTTGATTATTCAGGAACACAGGCAGTAAAAACATTAAAATCTTTGGGGTATCGCGTAGTGCTGATTAATTCCAATCCTGCGACAATTATGACAGATCCAGAATTTGCTGATAGGACTTATATTGAGCCCATTACTGAGGAAGTGATTTATCATATCATCCAAACAGAAAAAGTAGATGCAATTTTGCCCACAATGGGTGGACAAACTGCTCTGAATGTCGCAATGAAGATGTATGAAAAGGGAATGCTTGAGGGAATAGAGTTTTTGGGGGCAAGGCCAGAGGCAATCAAAAAGGGCGAAGATAGACAAATCTTTAAAGAAACGATGCTAAAAATTGGCATGGATGTGCCCAAATCTTTTTATGCCTATAATGAAGAGCAAGCCCTTGAGGCTGCTAAAGCCATTGGGTTTCCCATCATCATTCGCGCAAGTTTTACCCTAGCTGGTGGAGGCAGTGGGGTGGCTTATAATATCGAAGAGTTTCAGGCCCTTGCCAAGGCCGGGCTTGAAGCAAGTCCGATTAATGAGATTTTGATTGAGGAGTCTTTGCTAGGGTGGAAAGAATATGAGATGGAAGTCATTCGTGATAAGAATGATAATTGCATCATTGTTTGCAGCATAGAGAATCTTGATCCTATGGGAGTGCACACAGGAGATTCTATCACCATTGCTCCAGCCCTCACCCTCACAGACAAAGAATACCAAAGGATGCGGGATTGCTCTTTTGCCATCTTGCGTGAAATTGGCGTGGACACAGGAGGAAGCAATGTGCAATTTGCCATTCATCCTCAAACAGGCAGGATGATTGTCATTGAGATGAATCCTCGCGTATCTCGCAGCTCTGCACTTGCATCTAAAGCTACAGGATATCCTATCGCTAAGGTTGCTACACTTCTTGCAGTAGGTTTTAGTTTGGATGAAATTGAAAATGACATTACAGGCACTCCTGCAAGCTTTGAGCCCAGCATTGATTATATTGTGACCAAAATCCCTCGCTTTACCTTTGAAAAATTCCCTCAAGCAAATAGCACATTAAGCACTTCCATGAAGAGTATTGGTGAGGTGATGGCAATTGGTGCAAATTTCTACCAAAGCTTGCAAAAAGCCCTCTGCAGCTTAGAAACAGGGCTTTTTGGCTTCAATACCATGAGTACAGATCTTGAAACCATCAAAAAAGAAATTCGCCGCCCTAATGCCAACCGCCTGCTCTATATTGCGGATGCTTATCGCTTGGGTGTGAGTTTGGAAGAAGTGCAAGAGCTTAGTCAAATAGATCTGTGGTTTTTGCAAAAAATTCAAAAAATCATCGCGTTTGAAAAGAGTATTCAAATAGGAATCTTGCAGGACAAAAAAGAAATGTTAGCCGCAAAAAAATATGGCTTTAGCGATAGGATGCTGGCATTTTTACTGCAGAAAAATGAAGGGCTAGAGATTACAGAAAATGAGGTTGCTCAGGCGCGCATGGCGCTGGGAGTAGAGCCAGTCTTTGAAGAGGTGGATACTTGTGGGGCAGAATTTGAGAGTCGCACGCCCTATCTTTATTCGAGTTTTTATGATTTTTGCTTCCATCTGCCAAAGGATTTTTATCCTGAGAAAAAAAAGGTATTGATTCTTGGTGGGGGTCCCAATCGCATCGGCCAAGGGATTGAATTTGATTATTGTTGTGTGCATGCGAGTTTTGCATTGGAGGATATGGGCGTCTCTAGCATCATGTATAACTGCAATCCAGAAACAGTTAGCACGGATTATGACATTAGTGATGTGTTGTATTTTGAGCCCATTGGCTTTGAATTTGTGCGCGCAGTATTGCAAAAAGAAAAACCTGATGGCGTAATCGTGCATTTTGGCGGGCAGACTCCCCTAAAGCTTGCTAAAGAAATTGCGAAATTTGGGATTAAGATCATTGGCACATCTGCCAAAGTCATTGACATAGCAGAGGATCGAGAGAAATTCTCTGCTTTTGTCAAAGAGCATGGCTTGCGTCAACCTGATAATGGCATTGCTTTCAACAAAGAAGAAGCCCATCTCATAGCAAGCAAACTAGGATTCCCAGTCCTAGTGCGTCCAAGTTATGTCCTAGGAGGGCGGGCTATGCGCATCGTAGAGAATGCGCAGGATTTGCGTGCGTATATGGAAGAGGCAGTGCGTGTGAGCGAGGATTCTCCTGTGTTGATTGATAAATTTTTGGATGGAGCCATTGAACTGGATGTGGATTGCATCTGTGATGGAGAGCAGGTGTATATTGGTGGGATATTGCAGCATATCGAAGAAGCAGGGATTCATAGCGGGGATTCTGCTTCTTCCCTGCCCACCATCACGATTGGGGATGCAATGCTTTTAGAGATTAAGCAAACCACTGCATTAATTGCAAAAAAGCTTGGTGTAGTAGGGTTGATGAATGTGCAATATGCAATCTATAATGATGCGCTTTATCTCATTGAGGTAAATCCTAGAGCTTCACGAACCGTGCCTTTTGTAAGCAAGGCCACAGGGATGCCGCTTGCCAAAATCGCTACACGCGTGATGTGGCAGGGCAATCTCAAGGAGGCATTAGAGTTTTATGGATCCTTTGGGAATGTGGAGGTTGAAAATGGCATCTACCAGCCCAAAAAAAGTAGGCATATTGCTGTGAAAGAATCTGTGTTTCCCTTCAATAAATTGCAGGGAGCGGATGTTTTATTGGGACCAGAGATGAAGAGCACAGGGGAAGTAATGGGCATTAGTGATAGCTTTGGATTGAGCTTTGCCAAAAGCCAAATGGCTAGCAAAAACACTTTGCCTATTTCTGGAAAGGTGTTTATCTCTCTTTGTGAAAAAGACAAGAAATACGCAGTGGATATTGCTAGGCGTTTCAAAGAATTGGGATTTGAAATTGTTGCAACAAGTGGCACGCATAGCATCATAGAAAATCATGGCATAGAGGCGCTAAAGGTCTTGAAAATCCATGAAGGAAGACCAAATATCAGAGATTTGATCACCAATGGAGAGATTGATCTAGCCATCAATACCCCAGGCAATCAAAGCGCCAAAGAAGATGCCAAAATCATCCGCGCACAGGTGCTAAAAAGCTCTATCCCCTATTTCACGACATTAGAGGGGGCTAGAGTGGCAAGTGATGCTATCAGGGAAATGCGCATAAAGGATGTGCATATCCCTAGGGCATTGCAAGATTTTTTGCAAGGATGA